In the genome of Rhodothermus sp., the window GTAGGTCGTACAGAGCAGCGGCCATCTCCACATAGAGGGGCCCCCAGCTGCCGAAGGACAGGGCCCGGTCCATCACGGCCACTGCCTGTTTGCCGCGTAGCGCTTCGGCCATGGCCGCATGCGGGAAGGGCCGAAAGAGCCATGGCTTCAGCAGGCCTACCCGCTGCCCCTCCGCCCGAAGCGTATCGACGACGGTTTTGGCGGTGCCGGCTGTCGATCCCAGTACCACCACGGCATAGTCCGCGTCGTCAAGCTGATAGGCTTCGTGATAGCCCGGGTAGTTGCGGCCGGTGGCTTCCGCATAGGCGCGTTGCACTTCGAGAAATACCGTCAGCACGCTGCGCATGGCGTCATCCTGCTGCCGCTTGTGTTCGTAGTAGAAGTCGGGCATGTCGAAGGGACCCTGTGTGGTCGGGCGTGTTGTGTCGAGTAGCGGATACCGTGGCCGGTAGCGTCCCACAAAAGCACGGGCTACTTCGTCGGGCAGTAGTTCGACGGCTTCGGCCGAATGGGTGAGCGTGAAGCCGTCCAGGTTGACAATGACGGGCAGCCGGATGCGCTCGTCTTCGGCCAGGCGCACAGCCATGAGCGTGTAGTCGTAGGCCTCCTGGCAGTTTTCGGTAAAAATCTGGACTGCGCCGGCGTCACGGGCCAGCATGGCGTCGGAGTGGTCACAGTGGATGTTGATCGGCCCGCTCAGGGCCCGATTGCCCAGCGGCATCACGATCGGACAGCGCATGGAAGCTGCGATGTAAAGGACTTCGATCATCAGCGCCAGACCCTGTGAGGCCGTGGCCGTCATGACACGGGCGCCGGCCACCGAGGCCCCCACGGCCGCACTCATGGCCGAGTGCTCCGACTCAACATTGATGATTTCCGTATCGCAGCGGCCGTCGGCCACCATCTGTGCAAACTCCTCAATGATAGGTGTTTGCGGTGTGATGGGGTAGACCGGCACGACGTCGGGTTCGATCTGGCGCATGGCATGTGCTACGGCCTGTGCGCCCGTCAGCAACTGAGCGGCTTCGAGCCGGGGAGTGACCACAAGCGTCATGGCATCACCTCGGGTTGGGCGAGACCGAAGCAGTGGCTGGTTCAGGAGCGCCTTCGGGGATCATCGTCAGCGCGCCCGTCGGACACATGGCCACGCAGATCCCGCAACCTTTGCAGTAATCGTAATTGAAACCTTCCATCAGGCGGTCGTGCACCACGATGGCCGGTTCCGGGCAGTGGGCCCAGCACAGCAGGCAGTTCACGCAGCGCGCCTCGTTGAAGACCGGCCGTTCGCTGCGCCAGCCGCCGGTTCTGGGAAACCAGCGGATCTCTGGAGTGATGACCCCGCCGATGGGCAGTGCATGGTAGGGTGGCAACGCCCGATCGCCCGGGGGACGGGGACGTGGGGGGAGCGTCTCCGGTGGAACCGCCTTGCCCACATGCGTCTCGTGGTAACCTCGTCGCAGTGCCTCCAGGTTGGTTTCGACCACTTCAGGTCGGCGTTTGCCCAGGAAGACACGCAGTGCCGCTTCCAGCGCGGACAGCGCGATAAAGTCCAGCGTGCTGGCCAGCGCACCCAGCAGGGGTACGTTTGCAAAGCGGGAGCCCGTTGTTTTGGCGATTCCGGTGGCATCGACGCACACGATGCGGCCCGGATAGCCCGTCTGTTCCCGAATCGCTTCGGGCGAGCGCGTAGTGTTGAGCACCAGGGTTCCGTCCGGGACCAGCCCTTCGCATACGTCTTCGGCTTCCAGCAGCGTTTCGTCCAGCACGGCGACCCGCTGGGGCGCGTAGACGCCCGAATGGAGCACGATTGGACGGTCATCCAGCCGGTTGTAGGCCCGCACCGGAGCTCCGCTACGCTCCGGACCATACTCCGGGAATGCCTGGGCATATTTCCCGCTACGCAAAGCGGCCAGCGCCAGCACCTTCGAAACCGTGATGGCACCCTGACCGCCACGCCCATGCCAGCGAATCTCCAGCATACGCATCAGGCTTCCTCCTTCCCGTTGGTTACCGGCGAGGTACTGCGGCGAGGCTGAATCAGGCGGTCGATGGCACGGGCTGCCAGCTTGCCGTGCTGGACAGCTTCGACCACCGTGCCCCCACCGTTGACGCAGTCTCCACCAGCAAACACACGGGGATGGCTTGTGCGAAAGTTTTCGTCCACCCACACCCGGCCACGTTCCAGCCGGACGGCCGGCAAGGCAGCCAGCAGCTCGGTGCGGGGACGCTGTCCGATAGCAAAAACAACCGTATCGGCCGGTACCACAAACGCAGTTCCTTCGACTACCTGCGGCCGCGGACGCCCACCCGACGGATCGGGCACCAGGCGGGTGCGAACGCATTCGACACCGGTAACGCGCACGTCGCCCAGCAACCGTACCGGCAGGGTCAGCCACTCGAACTGCACGCCCTCTTCATGGGCGGCTTCCACCTCATGCCGAAAGGCCGGCATCTCGGCTTCGGTGCGTCGGTAGAGCACGGTGACGTGCCGTGCCCCCAGGCGCACCGCCTCGCGGGCTACATCGATGGCTGTGTTGCCGCCGCCGATCACGACCACCCGGTCCCCGACAGGGGGCGGGCTCATGGCCTTGAGGCGTTCGATGAAGCGTAGCGACGGCCATACTCCTTCCAGGTCCGTTCCTTCCAGCGCTAACGGTATGTCGCCGTCCATACCCACCCCCAGAAACAGCGCATCGTGCCGCGCTTCCAGTTCGGCCAGCGATACGTCCTGGCCGATATGGGTGTTAAAACGAAAGGTAACACCCAGCGCCCGGATGGCCTCCACCTCTTGAGGCAGGGGATCGACCATCTGCTTGTACGGCGCAATGGCCGAGACGACCAGCCCTCCAGGCTCCGATCGGGCCTCGTAGACAGTCACGGCATGGCCCAGGCGTGCCAGCTCGGCCGCACAGGCCAACCCGGCCGGACCAGCCCCCACTACTCCGATGCTGAGCGATTGCCGCCGGCGCTGCGGACGTGGATGGATCTCGATGCCTGCTTCCAGCGCAGCATCTGTGGCATAACGTTGCAGGCGCCCGATGGCCACGGGCCGCCACTGCTCGTGGGTCAGCACACAGGCGCCCTCACAGAGCGCTTCCACCGGACAGACGCGCGCGCAGGTGCCACCCAGCACATTGGCTTCAAAGATGATTCGGGCCGAGGCAAACGGATCGCCCTCCCGAATGGCCTGAATAAAGCCGGGAATGTCGATGTGCGTGGGGCAGGCTTCGATACAGGGAGCCGGCCGACCATCCCGTCCACACTCCAGACAGCGCGCAGCCTCCAGAAAGGCCTGTTCGTCCGTCAGGCGGGGGCGCTCCTCCTCGTAAACCGTACGAATGTTTGCCGTCATTTCCATGATACGGCCTCCGGTTCGTGGCATCTCGTACGGCGGCTGCCCCGCCTCATAAGAGGCATTACAGGAGTCGCCCTCATTTAGCTGACTACAAGATCATTCATATGTTGCAGTTGGGAGGTGCAAACTGTAGAAATAGACGTGAATATGATAACAAAAATATGTGTGGAATTTTTGTATCACAATACATTGGTTAACCAGGTAATCCAGGACGTCAGCCCTTCACCGGTTCGACAGGAGAGTTCAAAGACGGGCGCCTGCGTAAGAGCGCGGAGATGCGTGTAAAACCGGTCGCGGTCAAAGTCGCACAGCGGAGCCAGATCGATCTTGTTGAGGACGACGGCGTCGCTACGGGCAAAGATGGCAGGGTACTTCAGAGGCTTGTCGTGCCCTTCGGCGGCGCTGACCAGGCAGACGGTGTAGTGGGCGCCCAGATCCCAGTGGGTAGGACAGATCAGGTTGCCGACGTTTTCGATGAAAAGCAGGTCGAGCGTGTCCAGATCGAGCCGGCCGATTGCTTCGTCGATCATACGGGCTTCCAGGTGACAGGTGCCGCCTGTGTTGATCTGGACGGCATCCCGTGCACCGGCCGCCAGCACCTGCTGCGCGTCGATGCTGCCGGCGATGTCGCCTTCGAGCACGCCGATGCGGTAGTGGTCGCGAAGGTGCTCGAGGGTGCGTCGGATCAGGCTGGTTTTGCCAGCACCTGG includes:
- the porA gene encoding pyruvate ferredoxin oxidoreductase, translating into MTLVVTPRLEAAQLLTGAQAVAHAMRQIEPDVVPVYPITPQTPIIEEFAQMVADGRCDTEIINVESEHSAMSAAVGASVAGARVMTATASQGLALMIEVLYIAASMRCPIVMPLGNRALSGPINIHCDHSDAMLARDAGAVQIFTENCQEAYDYTLMAVRLAEDERIRLPVIVNLDGFTLTHSAEAVELLPDEVARAFVGRYRPRYPLLDTTRPTTQGPFDMPDFYYEHKRQQDDAMRSVLTVFLEVQRAYAEATGRNYPGYHEAYQLDDADYAVVVLGSTAGTAKTVVDTLRAEGQRVGLLKPWLFRPFPHAAMAEALRGKQAVAVMDRALSFGSWGPLYVEMAAALYDLPEAERPRLYNFTYGLGGRDVTPDQIAAALTRIQDPHTPAVLHYLGVRA
- a CDS encoding 2-oxoacid:acceptor oxidoreductase family protein, whose product is MRMLEIRWHGRGGQGAITVSKVLALAALRSGKYAQAFPEYGPERSGAPVRAYNRLDDRPIVLHSGVYAPQRVAVLDETLLEAEDVCEGLVPDGTLVLNTTRSPEAIREQTGYPGRIVCVDATGIAKTTGSRFANVPLLGALASTLDFIALSALEAALRVFLGKRRPEVVETNLEALRRGYHETHVGKAVPPETLPPRPRPPGDRALPPYHALPIGGVITPEIRWFPRTGGWRSERPVFNEARCVNCLLCWAHCPEPAIVVHDRLMEGFNYDYCKGCGICVAMCPTGALTMIPEGAPEPATASVSPNPR
- a CDS encoding NAD(P)-dependent oxidoreductase; translation: MEMTANIRTVYEEERPRLTDEQAFLEAARCLECGRDGRPAPCIEACPTHIDIPGFIQAIREGDPFASARIIFEANVLGGTCARVCPVEALCEGACVLTHEQWRPVAIGRLQRYATDAALEAGIEIHPRPQRRRQSLSIGVVGAGPAGLACAAELARLGHAVTVYEARSEPGGLVVSAIAPYKQMVDPLPQEVEAIRALGVTFRFNTHIGQDVSLAELEARHDALFLGVGMDGDIPLALEGTDLEGVWPSLRFIERLKAMSPPPVGDRVVVIGGGNTAIDVAREAVRLGARHVTVLYRRTEAEMPAFRHEVEAAHEEGVQFEWLTLPVRLLGDVRVTGVECVRTRLVPDPSGGRPRPQVVEGTAFVVPADTVVFAIGQRPRTELLAALPAVRLERGRVWVDENFRTSHPRVFAGGDCVNGGGTVVEAVQHGKLAARAIDRLIQPRRSTSPVTNGKEEA
- the hypB gene encoding hydrogenase nickel incorporation protein HypB; translated protein: MTPAIKIVRITRRVQADNDALACSLRQRFDEAGVRVFNLIAAPGAGKTSLIRRTLEHLRDHYRIGVLEGDIAGSIDAQQVLAAGARDAVQINTGGTCHLEARMIDEAIGRLDLDTLDLLFIENVGNLICPTHWDLGAHYTVCLVSAAEGHDKPLKYPAIFARSDAVVLNKIDLAPLCDFDRDRFYTHLRALTQAPVFELSCRTGEGLTSWITWLTNVL